The DNA region TTCGATTATCTGGGCGGCAAAATCCAACTGCTGACCATTGGCGATTTACAAAGCGCCGCCGATGAACACTTGGCGCAAGTACAGCACCGCTATGAAGATCGTAAAGTCGATCCACTGCGGCCATTGCTGGCCCCCAAAGATCTGTACCTGTTAACCGATCAACTGTTTGGTAGTTTTAAACAACTGCCGCGGGTGCAGCTAGATAGTGTCAGCAATCACAAACATCAGGTACTTGCTGCCGTCAACCCGCTGCCAGACTTAACGGTTAATCACAAACACAAACAACCGTTAGCCGCACTGGCAGACTTTGTTGCGCAACACCGCAAAATCCTGTTCAGTGCCGAAACCGAAGGTCGCCGCGAAGCCTTGCTGGAACTGCTGGCAAAAATTGGTCTAAAGCCACAGCAGTTCAGCAGTATCAAGGCATTTCTTAATAGCCCAGAGTCTATCGGTTTGCTGGTGTCGCCGTTATCCATTGGCTGTCAATTGCAACAGCCAGCGTTAAGCATCATCTGTGAAACTGAGCTGTTTGGCATCCGCATTGCGCAGCAAAGACGCCGTGATAAACAGCGCCAAGTCAGCCAAGATGCGCTGGTGCGCGATTTGGCGGAGCTAAAGGTCGGACAGCCGATAGTGCATCTGGAACACGGAGTAGCCTTGTATCAAGGGCTGGAAACACTCGATGCCGGTGGCATGATTGCCGAGTATTTAAAGCTGGAATATGCCGGTGGCGACAAGCTTTACGTGCCAGTTTCATCACTGCATCTTATCAGCCGTTATACCGTGGGGCCGGATCAGCAACCGGGCTTAAACAAACTCGGCAATGACACCTGGGATAAAGCCCGTAAAAAGGCCATTGAACGCATTCGCGATGTGGCGGCGGAATTACTGGACATTTATGCCCGCAGGCAATCGCGTCCCGGCGTTGCCGCTAAACTGGTGCCAGAAGATTATGCTGTTTTTGCCCAGAGTTTTCCGTTTGAAGAAACCGTCGATCAGGAAACCGCTATCGATGCCGTGCTGAACGATATGCAATCGTCAGTGGCGATGGATCGGCTGGTATGTGGTGATGTGGGCTTTGGTAAAACCGAAGTTGCCATGCGCGCGGCGTTTGTGGCCGTAAATGCGGGCAAACAAGTCGTGGTGTTAGTGCCCACTACCCTATTGGCGCAGCAGCACTACGAAAATTTCAAAGACAGATTTGCCGACTGGCCAGTCCGCATAGAGGTGATGTCGCGTTTCCGCACTGCTAAAGAGCAACAACAAGTGATTGACGCACTGGCTGAAGGCAAAGTGGATATCGTCATCGGCACTCATAAACTGCTCAACTCCGATGTTCGTTTTGAAGACCTTGGGCTGTTGGTGATCGATGAAGAACACCGCTTTGGCGTGCGCCAAAAAGAGAAAATCAAGGCACTTAGAGCCAATGTGGATATTCTGACGCTCACGGCTACGCCAATTCCACGCACCCTCAACATGGCGATGTCGGGCATGCGCGATCTGTCGATTATTGCCACCCCACCCGCGAAACGGCTGGCGGTTAAAACTTTTGTCCGCGAATACGATAAAAATACCGTACGCGAAGCGATTCAACGTGAAATTCTCCGTGGTGGTCAGGTGTATTTTCTGCACAACAATGTGGAAACCATTGAAAAAGCCGCTGCCGATATTCGTGAATTAGTGCCGCAGGCACAGGTAGTGGTTGCTCACGGACAGATGCGAGAACGGGAATTGGAGCGCGTCATGTCCGATTTCTATCACCGTCGCTACAACGTGTTGGTGTGTACCACGATTATCGAAACCGGGATTGATGTGCCCAGTGCCAATACCATTATCATTGAGCGCGCCGATATGTTCGGGCTGGCACAACTGCATCAATTGCGTGGCCGCGTAGGTCGTTCCCATCACCAGGCTTATGCCTATTTGATGACACCGCATCCAAAGCGGATGACAACCGATGCGCGTAAACGTCTGGAAGCGATTGATGCTTTGGAAGACCTAGGCGCCGGTTTTATGCTGGCAACGCAGGACTTGGAAATTCGCGGCGCGGGGGAATTACTCGGCGAAGAACAAAGCGGCCATATCTCCAAAATTGGTTTCAGCCTGTACATGGACATGCTGGAATCCGCCGTCAACGCCCTAAAACAAGGCAAAGAACCATCGCTGGCACAAATGCTCAATGAACAGTGTGAGATGGACTTACGGCTACCAGCGCTGCTGCCAGAGGATTATGTCGGTGACGTTAATATCCGCTTGTCGCTTTACAAGCGTATTGCCAACTGCCGCAGTGAAACCGCCTTGGATGAGCTGAAAGTGGAACTGATTGACCGCTTTGGCCTGTTACCGGAAGCCACCCGCAATCTAATGCAACTGACGTTACTGAAACATCAAGCCACCGTATTAGGTATTAAGAAGCTAGAGATGCATGACCGGGGCGGCAGCCTGGAATTTCGCGATGATCATCTGATCGATCCGGGATTCATTATCGGCTTACTGCAGTCGCAACCACAAATCTATCGAATGGACGGCCCGAATAAGTTAAAGTTCACGTTAGCGACTGAAGGCAGTAAGCAGCGATTGGAAATGACTTCGTTATTGCTGCAACAGCTGGCACAACACACAGTGGGAGACAGATAGTGTTTGCAAAATTTATGCTGGCAACGCTGACAGCATTGACGCTGAGTCCAATGGTTCAGGCGGCGCAATATCCTTGGTACGAAGTGGAAATCTACATTTTTGAGCGTCAGGCGCAAACTGATGAACATTGGCCTGATAGCCCACTGGCACTGAAAACCACCAATGCGCTGGATCTGCTGACACCACAAGTTGCCAGTGATATCACCGGCGTCAGCATGGCCATGGGCGACTGCGGCAACAACAGCTGGAATACGCTGGGTAGCGCTAGCAGTGACACTCATTCTGGCACTCAACCGCAACAACCATGTCATGGACTGGGAAGCGCTCAAACCCTGGTTATGCCGAAAATTATGCCAGTAGATGTGCATCCTAAAGATGAGCGAAGTGCCAATCTGCAAACCGCCGTTCTTGAAGGCGCCGACAAAGCGCGTTTTGGTGAAATGATGTCCAAGCTACAGCGTCAGGCTGGAGTGCAATCCCTGTTGCATATCACTTGGCGGCAAGAGATGAAGCCTCGGCGCCAAGCACAGCCGTTGCATCTGTTTGCCGGACAGGATTTTTCTAGTCGCTTTCAGGCCAACGGCCTGCCTATCAGTGAACAACCCTTGAACCAGGGTAGCTTCAACGGCTTTGATAATTTGATGTCACCCGAAAAACCCGCAGCAGTCTGGCAATTTGATGGCCTGTTGAATATCTATCTGAGTCATTACCTTTACGTTGAGACCCGTTTCAATTTGCGCCAGCCTGGGCAAAAGAGTATCTCGGTAGAGGGGCTTCCAGCCACGGTAATGCCTTATCTGTTCAGCATTCCTATGGAGCAGAATCGGCGCATTCGTAGCACAGAGATCCACTATTTTGATCATCCTGCCATGGGCATGATGTTACAGGTAAGACGTATCAGACAACCTGATGGCGCTGAGCAGCAGGAACCCGAATCGCAAGAAGCTGAAGACGACCAGCCACAGACTCCCGCAGCCGATGAGCCGCCAGCCACCAATGGAACGCCGCCACAACATTAAACCGTAATGGAAAAATCGAGGTAGATTTCGTCTGCCTCGTCCTCTTCCACAAAAACACTGTCCACTTTGGCGTTAGTCGGCCCGGTTTCGCACCAATGGATTAATTGATCTACCGCCGGGAACGCCCCTTGCGCCAAGATCTCCACCCCACCGTCATCCCGGTTGCTAACATAACCGGTAACCCCAAGTGCATTAGCTTTCTGCAATGCCGAATAGCGAAATCCTACGCCTTGAACCTTGCCCCTAATGGTGATCATTACCCTTTTCATGCCACCTGTTCCTCTTTGCTATTGCTCTTATAAATCAAGCACTCCGACTACAAAAAAGCAAAGATAAACGACAAATTATGTTGCTAAATCCGCCTCAGCCGCAAAGCTGACTTGCCAAAGATACGGCACCGCAGCAATTCTAGGCGCTTTATGATCAGGACTCTTTTGATTTTCAGCACTGGCAGTTTTCATGTGCGACTAAAGGCCGAGCCGATGTTCGGCTCAGAGGTGTCTCGACGTGCCGCTCAGGGCTTCTTAATGTACGCTCAGGGCTGTTTCGACGTGCCGCTCAAGGCTTCTTCATGTACGCTCAGGGCTGTTTCAACGTGCCGCTCAGGGCTTCTTAATATACGCTCAGGGCTGCTTTTTGAATGCTTTGATGGCTACCAGATGACTGGAGAGTGACGGAAACTTATGTGGCTGCTGTTTATCCCAGATGACAGTGTAATACTGCTGCAACAGCTCACAACTACGACGGCTGTCCAGCATCTCATCTTGCGCAGATAAGAGGCACAAGGCGCGGCCACGGTTTTTATTGCGAAAATCCTTAACGCATTTCTGGGCAATGTCCAGGTATTCCTCTGGTCGATCAATTTTCCCCGGCATATTTTCTTCAGGCCAAAGATTAGGATTGACCAGCACGGTTTTAATGCCCGCCAGAAAGCCGATGCGTTCTGCCCAGAAACCACCCAAACCGACACCTAACAGCAAAGGCTGCTTATCATCCGTCAATTTTAGCTGTTTGCACACTTCGTTAAGCAGGTGCTGCATATCATGCTTGGGATAAAGCGTGCTGTAACTTAACAGTCGCACATCATCATCAATAAACTGCAACTGTCTGACTTTTTCATAATTACCGGGACTGGTCGCGTCAAAGCCATGTAGATACAAAATCATTGTTGCTATTCCCTATGCAGGCATGTGCAGTATTCAAACTAACCAATCTTTGTGCAACTTTTCTTGTGCCAAGTCAAATTATCAAGGATGAAGCCGAGCGGCCAACGCTGCGGCACTTTGCCAGCGCGATTCATTTTGTAAGGCATCAAGCAGCCGCCCCTGATCTGGTTTCAAACTCGCGAGCATCCCCGCTGTCGAGTGCGGCCAAGTAAAATCATGCAGTAATGTTCTAGCGCCCTCCGGCTCATTACACACCAGGATCATATCGCAACCTGCGGCGATGGCAGCATTGGCCCGTTGCCGGAAATCCCCGCAAATGCGGCGCCTTTCATCCCGAGATCATCTGAAAAAATGACCCCTGCAAACCGCAGTTGTTGCCGTAGCACCTGCTGCAACCAGAATGGAGAAAAGCCCGCGGGTTTGGCATCTACCTGCGGATAAATGACATGTGCAGGCATAATGCCCTGCAACGCGCCTTCGGCAATCAGGGTTTCGAAAGGCTGCATATCGTTAGCCGCAATCTCTGCCAGCGGGCGGTTATCAAGCGCCTGAGCGTGATGAGTATCGGCGGCGACACTGCCATGTCCGGGAAAGTGTTTGCCAACGGCCACCATTCCGGCATCCTGCATCCCGCCAATAAAACTGCGCGCCAGCGTAGTGACTGTCGCGGCATCGCTGGCAAATGAGCGTTTGCCGATCACTTCACTGATGCCATGCAGATCCAATACTGGCGCAAAACTCAGGTCGATATCGCAAGCCAGCAGCTCGATGGCCATAAGAAAACCGAGTTCTTTCGCCCAGTCGAGCGCTTGTGCCGTATCTTGGGCAGCAGGCAGAATACTGCCCATTGCCGGGATCTGACTGAAGCCATCACGAAACCGCTGCACCCGACCGCCCTCGTGATCGACGGCAATAATTAATTCTGGCCGCAACCGTCTGACGGAACGCACCAGTTCAATTAATTGTTCGCGGCTCTGATAATTGCGGCTAAACAGGATCAAGCCCCCCACCGCCGGGTGCTGCAACACTTCGGCTTCATCCCCCTGCAATTGGGTTCCCGCCACATCCAGCATCAGATAACTCATGCATTTTCCTTATTAAATTTACACTATCAGCTTACCATTCCAGCGTTGCATATATTTCGCCAAGCTAGCGCTATACTGAATATCTAGCGTATTACCAGTAACCTTAAAGCAGCTAATGCGAATCTACATTGATTAAAATAACTAATGATATAGCCGTCGCAAAGTGTGGGATACTTGAGACAATATCCGGTCAGCATTGCTGCCAAGGTTACCTGTAATTTTCACTGGGTGCGAGTATGACACTCAGGAAGTACAACAATAGCGAGCACTATCAGGGTTTATTACATGATCAGCGTATTCGACATGTTCAAAATTGGTATTGGTCCTTCCAGTTCCCATACGGTAGGGCCAATGAAAGCGGGTAAATTCTTTATTGAAAGACTTAACCGTGAAGGCCTGTTATCGACAACAGATGAGTTGCGGGCAGAGCTGTTTGGCTCTTTAGGGCAGACAGGTAAAGGCCACGGCACCGGTAAAGCGATAATCCTCGGGTTGATGGGTGAAGATCCTGAGACAGTTGATACCGACAGCGTTGATGTCATTTTGCAACAGGTACATGACCATGAAGCGTTACAATTGTCCGATGGTCGCCAGGTCAAATTTACCCGTGAAGATGGTATCACCTACCACAGACGTAAAACCCTGCCAGCCCATGCCAATGCCATGACGCTTTCCGCCTGGCGAGAAGGCGTTTGCCTATGTCAGCGCACTTACTATTCGGTGGGCGGTGGTTTTATCCTCAATGAAGAGGAAATTCAGCAGCAAGATGCTTCACCCGCTATCCCCTTGCCCAAAGTGCCTTATGACTTTGACAGTGCCAGCCAACTGGTTAGTTTGTGTCTGGATAATGGCCTGAGTATCTCATCGCTGATGCTGGCAAATGAACTGACCATGCGGCCAGAGACCGAACTCAAGGCAAAGCTGTGGCACATCTGGCAAACAATGAAACACTGTGTCGAAAAAGGCTGCCGCAAAGAAGGCATTCTGCCTGGCGGTTTAAAATTACGCCGTAGAGCACCTGCCTTGTACCGTCGTCTAAAGGCTGAAAGCAAGAACAATATCGACCCGTTAAATGCCATGGATTGGGTGGATCTGTTTGCAATGGCCGTTAATGAGCAAAATGCGGCGGGAGAACGCGTGGTCACCGCCCCCACCAACGGTGCGGCGGGCATTATTCCAGCCGTACTTTGCTACTACGACACCTTTGTTGAGCCCGTTGATGAAGACAGCTGCGCGCGCTTTTTGCTTACGGCTGCCGCGATTGGCATTCTCTACAAGAAAAACGCATCGATTTCTGGCGCAGAAGTCGGCTGTCAAGGTGAAGTCGGTGTCGCCTGCTCTATGGCGGCGGCAGCTCTGACCGAGATTATGGGCGGCACCGTGGAACATGTAGAAAATGCTGCCGAAATCGGCATGGAGCACAACCTGGGGCTTACCTGCGATCCCGTAGGCGGGTTAGTTCAAGTGCCTTGTATTGAGCGTAATGCGATGGGGGCGGTCAAAGCCATCAACGCCTCACGGCTGGCACTGCGTGGCGATGGCAATCACAAGGTATCGCTGGATAAGGTGATTAAAACCATGATGGATACCGGTAAAGATATGCGCAG from Shewanella dokdonensis includes:
- a CDS encoding CsiV family protein, which codes for MFAKFMLATLTALTLSPMVQAAQYPWYEVEIYIFERQAQTDEHWPDSPLALKTTNALDLLTPQVASDITGVSMAMGDCGNNSWNTLGSASSDTHSGTQPQQPCHGLGSAQTLVMPKIMPVDVHPKDERSANLQTAVLEGADKARFGEMMSKLQRQAGVQSLLHITWRQEMKPRRQAQPLHLFAGQDFSSRFQANGLPISEQPLNQGSFNGFDNLMSPEKPAAVWQFDGLLNIYLSHYLYVETRFNLRQPGQKSISVEGLPATVMPYLFSIPMEQNRRIRSTEIHYFDHPAMGMMLQVRRIRQPDGAEQQEPESQEAEDDQPQTPAADEPPATNGTPPQH
- the mfd gene encoding transcription-repair coupling factor, encoding MTAFSVLAPESATKAGDIRYLGLPEGVARALTLASLARQHAGISLLVTADTPTALTLEAELRYLLADDMPVWLFPDRETLPYDSFSPHQDLISQRLETLSRLPGAQKALVIVPVTTLMVRLPPQAFLSANVMLLKKGDHYPLQQMREHLVNAGYHLVGQVYEHGEFAIRGSILDIFPMGSPAPLRIELFDDEVESIRYFDADTQLSQDPVTAIRMLPAREFPTDDAAIEGFRLRYRRYFEVVVKEPESVYQQVSRHLMPAGIENYLPLFFDETASLFDYLGGKIQLLTIGDLQSAADEHLAQVQHRYEDRKVDPLRPLLAPKDLYLLTDQLFGSFKQLPRVQLDSVSNHKHQVLAAVNPLPDLTVNHKHKQPLAALADFVAQHRKILFSAETEGRREALLELLAKIGLKPQQFSSIKAFLNSPESIGLLVSPLSIGCQLQQPALSIICETELFGIRIAQQRRRDKQRQVSQDALVRDLAELKVGQPIVHLEHGVALYQGLETLDAGGMIAEYLKLEYAGGDKLYVPVSSLHLISRYTVGPDQQPGLNKLGNDTWDKARKKAIERIRDVAAELLDIYARRQSRPGVAAKLVPEDYAVFAQSFPFEETVDQETAIDAVLNDMQSSVAMDRLVCGDVGFGKTEVAMRAAFVAVNAGKQVVVLVPTTLLAQQHYENFKDRFADWPVRIEVMSRFRTAKEQQQVIDALAEGKVDIVIGTHKLLNSDVRFEDLGLLVIDEEHRFGVRQKEKIKALRANVDILTLTATPIPRTLNMAMSGMRDLSIIATPPAKRLAVKTFVREYDKNTVREAIQREILRGGQVYFLHNNVETIEKAAADIRELVPQAQVVVAHGQMRERELERVMSDFYHRRYNVLVCTTIIETGIDVPSANTIIIERADMFGLAQLHQLRGRVGRSHHQAYAYLMTPHPKRMTTDARKRLEAIDALEDLGAGFMLATQDLEIRGAGELLGEEQSGHISKIGFSLYMDMLESAVNALKQGKEPSLAQMLNEQCEMDLRLPALLPEDYVGDVNIRLSLYKRIANCRSETALDELKVELIDRFGLLPEATRNLMQLTLLKHQATVLGIKKLEMHDRGGSLEFRDDHLIDPGFIIGLLQSQPQIYRMDGPNKLKFTLATEGSKQRLEMTSLLLQQLAQHTVGDR
- a CDS encoding acylphosphatase; this encodes MKRVMITIRGKVQGVGFRYSALQKANALGVTGYVSNRDDGGVEILAQGAFPAVDQLIHWCETGPTNAKVDSVFVEEDEADEIYLDFSITV
- the ycfP gene encoding alpha/beta hydrolase YcfP yields the protein MILYLHGFDATSPGNYEKVRQLQFIDDDVRLLSYSTLYPKHDMQHLLNEVCKQLKLTDDKQPLLLGVGLGGFWAERIGFLAGIKTVLVNPNLWPEENMPGKIDRPEEYLDIAQKCVKDFRNKNRGRALCLLSAQDEMLDSRRSCELLQQYYTVIWDKQQPHKFPSLSSHLVAIKAFKKQP
- a CDS encoding L-serine ammonia-lyase — translated: MISVFDMFKIGIGPSSSHTVGPMKAGKFFIERLNREGLLSTTDELRAELFGSLGQTGKGHGTGKAIILGLMGEDPETVDTDSVDVILQQVHDHEALQLSDGRQVKFTREDGITYHRRKTLPAHANAMTLSAWREGVCLCQRTYYSVGGGFILNEEEIQQQDASPAIPLPKVPYDFDSASQLVSLCLDNGLSISSLMLANELTMRPETELKAKLWHIWQTMKHCVEKGCRKEGILPGGLKLRRRAPALYRRLKAESKNNIDPLNAMDWVDLFAMAVNEQNAAGERVVTAPTNGAAGIIPAVLCYYDTFVEPVDEDSCARFLLTAAAIGILYKKNASISGAEVGCQGEVGVACSMAAAALTEIMGGTVEHVENAAEIGMEHNLGLTCDPVGGLVQVPCIERNAMGAVKAINASRLALRGDGNHKVSLDKVIKTMMDTGKDMRSKYKETARGGLAVNIVEC